A single Thermoanaerobacterium sp. RBIITD DNA region contains:
- the rseP gene encoding RIP metalloprotease RseP, translating into MILFYIFVSLIVLSILVMIHEFGHFIMAKISGTKVNEFSIGFGPRLFVKKYGDTEYSFRILLFGGYCALAGEDEKSNDRRAVTNQPWYIRLGIFAAGPLMNIAMTFVLLFLVFYIVGSPIPTVKTVMEGYPAQKAGILPGDKIVMVNDTKINDWNSLENIINSNNGVELKFTIKRDNITLTKNIVPNYDKKASKPMIGIIPQYERSIYLAIKIGIQQTIYFSKMIIASLYMLVSGKVSANDLMGPVGIVQAVGTVARTGFLNLMTFAALISVNLGLFNLLPFPALDGGRILFVIIEGLRGKPVDPEKEGFVHYIGFILLIALMLFATYRDLIRINIFK; encoded by the coding sequence ATAATACTTTTTTACATTTTTGTAAGTCTTATTGTTCTTAGCATACTTGTCATGATACACGAATTCGGACATTTTATTATGGCAAAAATATCAGGGACAAAGGTAAATGAATTTTCTATCGGCTTTGGTCCAAGATTATTTGTAAAAAAATATGGTGATACAGAGTATTCATTTAGAATACTATTGTTTGGTGGTTACTGTGCATTAGCAGGTGAAGATGAAAAATCGAATGATAGAAGGGCAGTAACGAATCAGCCATGGTATATAAGATTGGGTATATTTGCAGCTGGACCATTAATGAATATTGCTATGACATTTGTCCTATTGTTTTTAGTCTTTTATATTGTGGGAAGTCCAATACCTACTGTTAAAACAGTTATGGAGGGATATCCAGCACAAAAAGCTGGTATTTTGCCTGGTGACAAAATTGTTATGGTCAACGACACAAAAATAAATGACTGGAATTCTTTGGAGAATATCATTAATTCTAATAACGGTGTTGAATTAAAGTTTACTATTAAAAGAGATAATATAACATTAACGAAAAATATAGTGCCAAATTATGATAAAAAAGCTTCAAAACCAATGATTGGAATAATACCACAATATGAAAGATCAATATATTTAGCGATAAAAATAGGGATTCAGCAGACCATATATTTTTCTAAAATGATTATAGCATCATTGTATATGCTAGTATCCGGTAAAGTTTCAGCAAACGACCTTATGGGTCCAGTTGGAATTGTACAGGCGGTCGGCACTGTAGCAAGGACAGGATTTTTAAATTTGATGACATTTGCAGCATTAATAAGTGTCAACTTGGGGTTATTCAATTTATTGCCATTTCCTGCACTTGATGGAGGTAGAATTCTCTTTGTCATAATAGAGGGATTAAGAGGTAAACCTGTGGACCCTGAAAAAGAAGGATTTGTTCATTATATTGGTTTTATATTATTGATAGCTCTTATGCTTTTTGCGACATATAGAGATTTAATCAGAATAAATATATTTAAATGA